ggagaAGGCCGGGCCAACGAACGGAAATTCAATTCACTATAATAATTAGTCGAGCCGgagaaattttcattttggtaaaACTACTTCGCCCACTTTTTCAAGATGGATACTTGAGAGCCGCCGATCTTCTTCCCGAGACATGAAAAACTGTTCATTCGCGTCATCAGGGCCTATTATAGTGGATCAACCTTGCCTATCTAATGGCTGCTAATGCAATCAAAGTTTCCTTTGTGGAGGCTCTTTTTGTAGCTGCTACTCACTTTCAGTCACGATAATTAATTTATACTCGCTTTACACGGATTTTCAAGAAGATCCACGATGCTTAAAGCGCAAGGTGCTCCCAAAGTACAGACGGAAATTGTTACAACACTCTTTATCTCTGTGTTGATCTTTGGAGTGTTGGAAGAGTTATGGCTTTAACTTGATTACGCAATAATTTTTTTGAGACCCTTAGCCAGTTTTGAAGCATTTCATGAACAATTTACGGGATATGCCAGTAGTCAACAGTTTTGGACAAGATCGGAACGATAAGAAGCAATTTCGTGGCCAGATGACTAAGCCTACACAAACTATCATCATTTTAACTTGAGCACCAGAAATTTCAACGCCGTTTCGAGAGTTATGAAGTGCTAGGATACTCTACTACTCTACGTGGCTTTGAATGCACAACACTTTCAACTTGTGTGTGCTTTGCGAAGCGATTaaaaatgcaagttttttgTTGGACGAATCCATCAAGGTTTAACACATAAGCCATTGAGACTCGTCCCAGATGAATTGAAACAAGTCTCCTGGATTATGTCCCTCTCAATGGGTGGCTCGTTGTGTCTCTATCTATCTTCACATTACCATCTACGTAGAAGTGCCTGTGTGGATGTGTAGTTGAGATTTCACAACTTCACAGCCATACATTAGTGACTATCCCACCCTCTGGAAAACGTCGGAAAACTCTCTGCACAGGAAGTTGACAGATGATGAATTAATTGGACACCTTCGTTTCAAGCCGACCAATAGGGGGCATTTCGGGTACAAGTGTATAGTGCTCCTTAAAGACAGCagccatccatccgtccaagACCAATCGTTCTTGTCAAATCGCAGGTCTCAACTTATTCTGTACCAGGACTTGGCATgtcaagagcaagaagattgagtaattttagaagaaaaaaaatcggacCTATTACCTACCCGACACCCCTGCTCTACGTtgaacttgatctttttgtcCCTATTAAGTTCGTGTCGGACTTGCCTTGTGAGTCAGCATTTTGAGCAATCTCAGGCTAGAGAAATTGGAGTTGTATTTGAAGATCATGCAAGTTAGTTCAGTTCACGTGGGGAAAAGGAGTATCCGAATCCGTTAATCCTTGAATTGGGATCCTTCTCCACGCCCAAAACTATTCAGGATCGGATGGCATCATGCAACGAGACACACCCATGTTTTAAATACATTCCTAATTGTCTGACCTCGCTCATACAATAGAATACGGTCCTGGAACCTGCGAGCTTCTTGGTATACTGTACATATACTATGTACATAGTACTGCAAGACAGAGAAGAAAGTTCCTTGCTCGCCGATTGACCGACCTTTGCAAGTAGATAAGTAGGGTGGGCGGGAAGTAATAATTGCATTCTCATGTCACGGTTCGATCCTTGTTGCAGGGGGACTGCTGGGACCCACTTTTACATGGCTCATTACCGAACAGTTCCGATTTTTGATGCACGGAGACCGATATTTCTTTACCCACTCCAAGGGCCCCAATGCTCGAGGATTGCCAAAACTGTTGCAGGTAAGAGGTTtaaaagttgtttttctttgagagTCACCAGTCCCGGACTCAATTAGCACTAAATTCTGGCCTgggattttgaccaaaaagtaCTTTGCTCTCGGTTCCAGCGTATGATCATGTCCAGGCGTTTGAGCGACATCTTTTGCGAAAATACACGCACCATTTCACAATTgcaaagaaatgcatttctaTTGCCTCACCGAGGAAGCAAAACTAATAATCCTATGGTGTCTTGCAAGGACAGCTCTCgctccaaattgaatttcgatCTAATCGCTCTAAATATTCTGGAGGAACGACATTTGCTCAGTGCCAAAGATCAATTGATGTTGAAAGAGGCCCTAAACGTGGATCATCGCGGACAAAGAtcccaaaatttcaagaattcCAACAATGAAGACGATTCCTCTTCTTGCGTGAATTGCGAGTCTTTGCAGGCCAAGACCCCAGAAGAGATCTCACTTGCACACATTGGTCGTAATAACCCCATTAACGAAGGTGAACTTGACCATAACCATGAATCAACCCGCTTAACGGATCAACACACGTTCAATACTTGCGAGACTTGTTCTCGCGAGGAAGTCTCTTTAGAGAACAAGGAGAAGATGACTGGATTCTATGGACTCCATGGACTCCATCAAGAGGAACCGGAAAAGGGCAAGTTCGACAAGTTAGGAGATCATCATTCAAAAGAAGACGAGTACTACTTGCCAATTCAAGAGGATTCCAGTTACCACAAACATGATGGCATTCCGGAATACGATATGCCAGACTGGCATAGTTCCAACAAAGCCATGAGTTTCGGCCAAACCATCAGTAATTACAATGCCAGACATCGTGATGGCACAAGCCCACCACAGAATTCCCAATACATCTCGAAATTCTCGGACGAAACTTCAATCCTTGACAATGACGTCGATCTTATGCACCAAAGTGAATCATTTCAACCTGAATTTTCCATTCCACACGACAACGATATGTCGCATGAAACGACACAGAGCCATTTGAACATGGCAGAACAAACGTCATTATTACAGTCCAATGAAGGTCACGAGCCAAGCCATTTCAAGTACGAGACACAAGGAAAGGATTTCAATCCCTTGGCACCGACACGATTTTTCCAGCCAATGAAATCCATGACTGCAAACTACGTCTCGTTTCCAACTCAAAGCAACTCATGGGGCAATGGCGAAAGCTTGGACCAAGTGCAGCCGGATGATTTCGAACCAAACAACCGTGGAGATTTAAGTCCGTCTGGTTCTTACCACGCTGACGTTGATTCAACAACAGGCTCAATGGAACAGATCGCACAAGGTGACCAAATTGAGCCCGATTTGAGCCTTCTCGACGATAAGAATCGCTTTGGGGATAATCATTCATTTAATCGGGAATCCAACGAAGGTCGTTGGGATGATTTGGAAACTGATCCACAATTTGCAGTTCAATCTAGTTCAAAGGAAGACATTCAATCAGATAGTCTACCTTCGCACGAATATCCCCCGTCGATCGAGTCTGACAATAGACAAGATTGGGCTATGAAGGAAAACATGATCGCTTCAACCGAGTCAGTCGAGGAGCAATTTGAACTTGACTCTGCACCACTAGATAACCAAATGGAGCCCACATTTGACTCCAGATTTTTCTCAAATGGGGGCCAAATGGCCACTCTGGGTACTGATAGCCCGCGTGTGAATCGCTTTCAAAATGACGCCATCAACTCGGAGTTTAATGGTATTTCTCCCAATGGAATGGGAGTCGAAACAACGGAATGGAGTTCCGACGACCAAATAATGGTCAATGACCATTCAAATGAAGAGAGCTTCCTTCATAGCGAGTCCAATCAACCCAACTCTAAGCAGACTGATGGGTTTCCCATGCTTCAGTCTGAGCGCGTCACCGCTGAAGAAACCGTTCACCATCGGAACGCGATGACTTCACCTGATATGGAACTATTACATCCCATTGATGACATTCCTCGAGCAGATCGTGTTCGTGAGATGAATGAAGATCAAGACTCGGCCGTGGCCATGACAGAGGTCAAACCGGATTCAGCCATGGTGAAGTCCGAGGTCTGGGGCGGTTTGGAGGGCAACATGGAAGTGGAATGGAACTCATTGCTCTCGGATCGGGTCATGGAACATCACAACGAGCCAGTGGGATCGGAGGGCCAAGACACGAATGAGTGGCACCAAAATGACATGGAGGGTGGGGATGAGATTGCTTGGGAAGTGCCAACCGATCAGCAGGAGCAAGTTGGTTCGCCAAGCCAGGATATGGGTGACACTTGAAAGAGACCTCGTTGAACTCCCCATCCCCCGATCAATGATACTTAATAAATCGTGGAGTAAATAACAAAGGGTCATGCAGTCAATAATTAATTGTACCGAAAAGGACAATGCCCCGTTTGGTAATAACTCGATAGTAGTACGAAGTCACGAGCTCTTGAGGTTTTGAGAACCGTTGGCAATCATCGAACTCAAATTCGATCTAAGAATACCGACGCTTACAGTATACGTACAGGTTACTCTTAGTACATGCAGGGTGGTTCTGGCTTGTTTCATCGAACTAGCAATTCCATGAAGCACTGTTGGCTGCCATTTGAAGGCAATCTTCCACCTTCGAGATTGATCTCGGCCTCACGTTTCTACAATTTCCTGATTGCAGTATATGGCTCTGCCAGGGCTGAAATTCAAGAAACCTGACTTAAGCCAATATCTCAAACTACATACTCCAGTACAGCAAATACGCACGATTATTTTGACTTGTGACTGAACCTAGTGGACTTAATTACTCAGACTCGATTTTGAGATTCTACCAAGGAAGGAGGAGTTCTCAAATCATCAACCATGGAAAGTGGAACTGACGAAGTATTTTGTGTAGATAAGTTTCGTATGTGTGTAACATAGGGAGGCATTGAACCAACACAGATTGAGATTGAAACCAACTTTCTGAATTCCAACCACAATGTACTTTACCAATAGTGAAAAACTACAAGAAACCCTTTGGCAGTGACCCTGATGGGCGCATTTGCCAATTTCGTATTTCGTTTTGAAAAGGACTTGACGATGGGATCGGGTGTCCAATCTCATTTAATGTTCCATTGAGGCTGGAAACAAAGAAGAGCAACACAAAATGGCAGGAGAACAAATGCATGCGCTCCCATGGTGAGTGTGGaaattgacattggaatttgCATCCCCATTCAATCATTCTGAGCCTCAAATCCCATTTGGTACCACTAAGTAGTTGTAGCAAGACATCATCAACCAAAGAGGGCAATGGAATCTCCAAGTTGTCTGCACAACCAAGGATTGCAACTGGGTCTATTTTTTGCCAGTCACACATGGACAAATAACGATTGTTTCAGGCAAATCTGAGGCTCTTAGGCTGGTAAACCGAAGCAAGAAGGAGAGGCATTTTAACCACAAGCCTTACTGTGAACGTCGTAACAGGTGCTAGTTCTTTCATTGTCATTACAACCACCAACAATgcatgacatttcaaattggtgaaaagaaaaaaaaagatcatggTGCGCAGAATAGGTAGTTGATGGTGCTCGATGTGATTATaacattgatttcaaagcGCGTTCCGAATTGCAAGGCAGCCACTGTAAGTAGGAGTTTCCTTGAAATCTTGGCAACACTTCCGATCTACGGAGTCGACCTTGAGCCCTTGACATTGAATCACAGATTTTCGATGGTTCATCTTGGTCTCGGATGCTTCTCTCACTAATCCCTAGCTCCGATAATAGGCCGGCAAATGAGGTGTGAGTCGGAGGAATTTAATTGTTCAAATGTCAGGACTAAGTCAGGGTCGAACCTTGTGACGGCCTGATTGCAACCACACAGGTTCAACTCAATATGGGTCGTTTATAGCAATCAAGAGCCAAATTCGATTTTCAAGATTGTATTACGCTTAGTTATCTACACATAACATATTAAACGGATACATTTACGATAACAAGGCTGGTTGATGGTGGAAAAGGGTTAGTTTGAATCTCGTTAATAATGTCGCATTGGTCCCATGGCAAACCGACCCGGATGTCCTGGGGGAGGAGGTCCAGGAGGGCCATGCCGCCCCATCATGTGCGGGTGTAGTTGGGGTGGAGCTGGGCCCATGTGATGGGGTGGATAGAAATGGCCTCTAGCCATATCGTGGTGATTCCAATGCGGTGGAGGGGGCATGGCAGCCACCACTGGCGGGTACTGCTTTTTCATCACAGATTCTTTCATCTTCTTCCCAGAGTGTTGGAAATTGTGACCCCCACCCCCGCCCCTGGACATGGGCATGGGCTGTTGCTGTTGCAAGAGTTCGGGATTGTTCAGCTCGTGATAGGATCGTCGTCTCAAGTCACACCGGCTGACGTCCTCTTGCAGTTCATACAGGGTTTTCCGTTTATCAGATCGGGCGTCCAGTGATGGGTAGCGGTTATCGAACACCGACGTCTTTTCCCGCCGCAGAACAGGGCGGAAAGGTTCCGCATTGAGTCCTGGTCGCGAGTTTCGTCGGGCCACCTCGGGGCTCATGGCACGCCTGCCGGCAAACCCATGGCCCTGGAAGTGCGGGGGGACACCCATTCCGCGGGCGTGTCCTTCGGATGATACGTgctggtgatgatgatgatgatgttgatggtcCCGGTTGTAAACTTTACGTAACTCCGCGGGGCTGCTCATGCCTCTGGCTGCCTTCTGGAAATCG
This DNA window, taken from Tigriopus californicus strain San Diego chromosome 9, Tcal_SD_v2.1, whole genome shotgun sequence, encodes the following:
- the LOC131886461 gene encoding uncharacterized protein LOC131886461 — its product is MTPWIWSVWTLFLIPMIQVGSDHLVPLDVIDTPGSGRVVGVDNSEETFEVVPYHKLFTALLKKLELFRKSDPFQSNQEDLSLLPKPDRNTFQPHPSPDLQATALPPIFDELNPSLSFNHHGRQNDQWLPPFEPTLKWFDRSMGILKSFPAQPAKIRRAFFLQDPQVSEFADLSRRNLFAKEHNVPVPEGSCPRLTKPKCDPLAPYRSVDGVCNNLQNPFWGSFLHSYERFLKPEYSDGKVMPRGARYDSKKGYRSVLPSPRQISANFHINRNISDPTHSHMLMQFAQFIAHDITGLARDDFDCCKPEFQSAFPCFHVDLRGDAIFSRFNKTCMAFTRSSWNCQTNVPWMEQLNGVTSFIDASNVYGSNPAKSLLIRGGGNRRGGVLVENPKLNRFNIPTRADLGLPSNDHESGSDFISGDSRNALQPTLLSLHNLFLLEHNRIAQAILKAMRGKLDHLDEKDRDELLFQESRRILIAQVQAIVFKEFLPSIIAPEQLEKHGVHFMEDCEYQPLIDPTVRNEFSTAAYRFGHSLVQDIFQGRGQPWRLSNGFADPTFAIRNGGLGFENEIAGACSQAQQSADRFMSSELTNKLFANKKLLGQHEALKAASDLAATNIQRGRDHGIPCYNSIRKFIGLRSINSMRDQPREIAWRNWETLAKIYRKPDDIDLFTGGLAEDPLPGGLLGPTFTWLITEQFRFLMHGDRYFFTHSKGPNARGLPKLLQRMIMSRRLSDIFCENTRTISQLQRNAFLLPHRGSKTNNPMVSCKDSSRSKLNFDLIALNILEERHLLSAKDQLMLKEALNVDHRGQRSQNFKNSNNEDDSSSCVNCESLQAKTPEEISLAHIGRNNPINEGELDHNHESTRLTDQHTFNTCETCSREEVSLENKEKMTGFYGLHGLHQEEPEKGKFDKLGDHHSKEDEYYLPIQEDSSYHKHDGIPEYDMPDWHSSNKAMSFGQTISNYNARHRDGTSPPQNSQYISKFSDETSILDNDVDLMHQSESFQPEFSIPHDNDMSHETTQSHLNMAEQTSLLQSNEGHEPSHFKYETQGKDFNPLAPTRFFQPMKSMTANYVSFPTQSNSWGNGESLDQVQPDDFEPNNRGDLSPSGSYHADVDSTTGSMEQIAQGDQIEPDLSLLDDKNRFGDNHSFNRESNEGRWDDLETDPQFAVQSSSKEDIQSDSLPSHEYPPSIESDNRQDWAMKENMIASTESVEEQFELDSAPLDNQMEPTFDSRFFSNGGQMATLGTDSPRVNRFQNDAINSEFNGISPNGMGVETTEWSSDDQIMVNDHSNEESFLHSESNQPNSKQTDGFPMLQSERVTAEETVHHRNAMTSPDMELLHPIDDIPRADRVREMNEDQDSAVAMTEVKPDSAMVKSEVWGGLEGNMEVEWNSLLSDRVMEHHNEPVGSEGQDTNEWHQNDMEGGDEIAWEVPTDQQEQVGSPSQDMGDT